In a genomic window of Streptomyces sp. SJL17-4:
- a CDS encoding YebC/PmpR family DNA-binding transcriptional regulator — translation MSGHSKWATTKHKKAVIDAKRGKLFAKLIKNIEVAARTGGADLDGNPTLFDAVQKAKKQSVPNKNIDSALKRGAGLEAGGADYATIMYEGYGPNGVAVLIECLTDNRNRAASDVRVAMTRNGGSMADPGSVSYLFNRKGVVVLPKGELSEDDVLETVLEAGAEEVNDLGESFEIISEATDLVAVRTALQEAGIDYDSAESSFVPTMQVELDEEGARKMFKLIDALEDSDDVQNVFANFDVSDEVMEKVDA, via the coding sequence ATGTCCGGCCACTCTAAATGGGCTACGACGAAGCACAAGAAGGCCGTGATCGACGCCAAGCGCGGCAAGCTCTTCGCGAAGCTGATCAAGAACATCGAGGTCGCGGCCCGCACGGGCGGCGCCGACCTGGACGGTAACCCGACGCTGTTCGACGCCGTCCAGAAGGCGAAGAAGCAGTCGGTCCCGAACAAGAACATCGACTCCGCGCTCAAGCGCGGTGCGGGTCTCGAGGCCGGCGGCGCCGACTACGCCACGATCATGTACGAGGGCTACGGCCCGAACGGTGTCGCGGTGCTCATCGAGTGCCTCACCGACAACCGCAACCGCGCCGCCTCCGACGTGCGCGTGGCCATGACCCGCAACGGCGGCTCCATGGCCGACCCGGGCTCGGTCTCGTACCTGTTCAACCGCAAGGGCGTCGTCGTGCTCCCCAAGGGCGAGCTGTCCGAGGACGACGTCCTGGAGACGGTGCTCGAGGCGGGCGCCGAGGAGGTCAACGACCTCGGTGAGTCGTTCGAGATCATCAGCGAGGCCACCGACCTGGTGGCGGTCCGCACCGCCCTCCAGGAGGCCGGTATCGACTACGACTCCGCCGAGTCCAGCTTCGTCCCGACCATGCAGGTCGAGCTCGACGAAGAGGGCGCGCGCAAGATGTTCAAGTTGATCGACGCGCTGGAGGACAGCGACGACGTG
- a CDS encoding N-acyl homoserine lactonase family protein: MVAISRLDLGYFTRPAEEWGGPHDRQEPTLGYLVRYGNGALLFDTGMGEGSPEADAHYRPVRRSLDVGPDDVDLVVNCHLHFDHIGGNQRFPDTPVLVQRTELATARAGGYTIDSLLPGVRYVELDGEYEIAPGVRIVPTPGHTEGHQSLFLDHGDRVTVLAGQAYDFAAEFGTPYRPWLDRLAELAAGRPARVLFAHDHDLWEGVLPPPR, translated from the coding sequence ATGGTTGCGATCAGCCGGCTCGATCTGGGGTACTTCACCCGGCCCGCCGAGGAATGGGGCGGGCCCCACGACCGCCAGGAGCCGACGCTCGGCTACCTCGTGCGGTACGGGAACGGCGCCCTGCTCTTCGACACCGGGATGGGGGAGGGCTCCCCCGAGGCGGACGCCCACTACCGGCCCGTCCGGCGGAGCCTCGACGTAGGGCCCGACGACGTGGACCTCGTGGTCAACTGCCACCTCCACTTCGACCACATCGGCGGCAACCAGCGCTTCCCCGACACCCCCGTCCTCGTCCAGCGCACCGAGCTCGCCACCGCCCGCGCCGGCGGGTACACCATCGACTCGCTCCTGCCCGGGGTCCGGTACGTGGAGCTGGACGGCGAGTACGAGATCGCGCCCGGCGTACGCATCGTGCCGACGCCCGGACACACCGAAGGGCACCAGTCCCTCTTCCTCGACCACGGCGACCGTGTGACCGTCCTCGCGGGACAGGCCTACGACTTCGCGGCCGAGTTCGGCACCCCGTACCGCCCCTGGCTCGACCGGCTCGCCGAGCTCGCCGCGGGCCGCCCCGCGCGTGTCCTGTTCGCCCATGACCATGACCTTTGGGAAGGGGTGCTGCCGCCGCCCCGGTAG
- the pdxT gene encoding pyridoxal 5'-phosphate synthase glutaminase subunit PdxT: MSTPVIGVLALQGDVREHLIALAAADAVARPVRRPEELAEIDGLVIPGGESTTISKLAELFGMAEPLRERIAAGLPVYGTCAGLIMLAEKILDPRSGQETFGGIDMIVRRNAFGRQNESFEAGVTVAGIEDGPVEGVFIRAPWVESVGAEVEILAEHEGHIVAVRQGRVLATSFHPELTGDHRIHALFVDMVRAAR; the protein is encoded by the coding sequence ATGAGCACACCCGTGATCGGTGTCCTGGCACTCCAGGGCGACGTACGGGAGCACCTGATCGCCCTGGCCGCGGCTGACGCCGTGGCCAGGCCGGTCCGGCGCCCCGAAGAGCTGGCCGAGATCGACGGCCTGGTCATCCCCGGCGGGGAGTCCACCACCATCTCCAAGCTGGCCGAGCTGTTCGGCATGGCGGAGCCGCTGCGCGAGCGCATCGCCGCCGGCCTGCCGGTCTACGGCACCTGCGCCGGTCTGATCATGCTCGCCGAGAAGATCCTCGACCCGCGTTCGGGCCAGGAGACCTTCGGCGGCATCGACATGATCGTCCGCCGCAACGCCTTCGGGCGGCAGAACGAGTCCTTCGAGGCCGGCGTCACCGTCGCGGGCATCGAGGACGGCCCCGTCGAGGGCGTCTTCATCCGGGCCCCCTGGGTGGAGTCCGTCGGCGCCGAGGTCGAGATCCTCGCCGAGCACGAGGGCCACATCGTCGCCGTACGACAGGGCCGGGTGCTCGCGACCTCGTTCCACCCCGAACTCACCGGGGACCACCGCATCCACGCCCTGTTCGTCGACATGGTGCGCGCGGCACGCTGA
- the pdxS gene encoding pyridoxal 5'-phosphate synthase lyase subunit PdxS, translated as MSTTPSVSPQSPETGTARVKRGMAEQLKGGVIMDVVNAEQAKIAEDAGAVAVMALERVPADIRKDGGVARMSDPNMIEEIIGAVSIPVMAKSRIGHFVEAQVLQSLGVDYIDESEVLTPADEVNHSDKWAFTTPFVCGATNLGEALRRIAEGAAMIRSKGEAGTGNVVEAVRHLRQIKNEIARLRGFDNNELFAAAKDLRAPYELVKEVAELGKLPVVLFSAGGVATPADAALMRQLGAEGVFVGSGIFKSGDPAKRAAAIVKATTFYDDPKIIADASRNLGEAMVGINCDTLPESERYANRGW; from the coding sequence GTGTCCACCACGCCTTCCGTTTCCCCCCAGTCCCCCGAGACCGGCACCGCCCGTGTGAAGCGCGGCATGGCCGAGCAGCTCAAGGGTGGCGTGATCATGGACGTGGTCAACGCCGAGCAGGCGAAGATCGCCGAGGACGCCGGCGCCGTGGCCGTCATGGCCCTGGAGCGGGTCCCCGCGGACATCCGCAAGGACGGCGGCGTGGCCCGCATGTCCGACCCGAACATGATCGAAGAGATCATCGGCGCGGTCTCCATCCCGGTCATGGCCAAGTCCCGTATCGGCCACTTCGTCGAGGCCCAGGTCCTGCAGTCCCTCGGCGTCGACTACATCGACGAGTCCGAGGTCCTGACCCCCGCCGACGAGGTCAACCACTCCGACAAGTGGGCCTTCACGACCCCCTTCGTCTGTGGCGCCACCAACCTGGGCGAGGCCCTGCGCCGCATCGCCGAGGGCGCGGCCATGATCCGCTCCAAGGGCGAGGCCGGCACCGGCAACGTCGTCGAGGCCGTCCGCCACCTGCGCCAGATCAAGAACGAGATCGCCAGGCTGCGCGGCTTCGACAACAACGAGCTGTTCGCCGCCGCGAAGGACCTGCGCGCCCCGTACGAGCTCGTCAAGGAGGTCGCCGAGCTCGGCAAGCTCCCGGTCGTGCTGTTCTCCGCCGGTGGCGTCGCCACCCCCGCCGACGCCGCGCTCATGCGCCAGCTCGGCGCCGAGGGCGTCTTCGTCGGCTCCGGCATCTTCAAGTCGGGCGACCCGGCCAAGCGCGCCGCCGCCATCGTGAAGGCCACCACCTTCTACGACGACCCGAAGATCATCGCGGACGCCTCCCGCAACCTGGGCGAGGCCATGGTCGGCATCAACTGCGACACCCTCCCCGAGTCCGAGCGCTACGCCAACCGCGGCTGGTAA